A stretch of the Prosthecobacter debontii genome encodes the following:
- a CDS encoding Bbp19 family protein: MKEAQLKDDLGKCYARVFLGSEDGKRVLADLLAKFPPNAVRFDLSNPEPLKAALKDGQCSVINEIEQAVKHGATLAGLP, translated from the coding sequence ATGAAAGAGGCCCAACTGAAAGACGATCTCGGCAAATGCTATGCCCGCGTCTTCCTCGGCAGCGAGGATGGCAAGCGCGTGCTGGCGGACTTGCTGGCGAAGTTTCCACCCAATGCCGTGCGCTTTGATCTCTCGAATCCCGAGCCGCTGAAGGCTGCTCTCAAAGACGGGCAATGCTCCGTCATCAACGAAATCGAACAAGCCGTAAAACACGGCGCAACTCTCGCAGGACTGCCATAG